In a genomic window of Strix aluco isolate bStrAlu1 chromosome 3, bStrAlu1.hap1, whole genome shotgun sequence:
- the HLX gene encoding H2.0-like homeobox protein, producing the protein MYTAGLAPFYASNFSLWSAAYCSASGPAAGGCFPLDAAAAKKPSFCIADILHAGGEAAGGPADTLPGGPGTGMPPALGAVHHGGGPFHAAAASPLRPTPVVAPDAPAAAFPPRLSPLSAAYHSHHHHRPPQHRSPAAAAAAAAAAGGGGGAPAPARLPGGHTHGSAPAPASKDLKFGIDRILSAEFDPKVKEGNTLRDLTSLLTTSRQTGVHLPNLQPSAGQFFASLDPINEASAILGPLNTNPRSSVQHQFQDTFPGPYAVLTKDTLPQTYKRKRSWSRAVFSNLQRKGLEKRFEIQKYVTKPDRKQLAAMLGLTDAQVKVWFQNRRMKWRHSKEAQAQKDKEPPPEPEPEPAAQRAVPPPAAAAEPERSPSRSEGDSDSSDADSLDMAPSDTERTEGAERSLPAAAGIGKSSGSTGLPSPPASAAAAAAASPEPRSGL; encoded by the exons ATGTACACGGCCGGGCTGGCTCCTTTCTACGCCTCCAACTTCAGCCTGTGGTCAGCGGCCTATTGCTCGGCATCGGGGCCGGCAGCCGGCGGCTGCTTCCCTCTGGACGCCGCGGCGGCGAAGAAACCCTCCTTCTGCATCGCCGACATCCTCCACGCCGGCGGCGAGGCGGCGGGAGGACCCGCCGACACCCTGCCCGGAGGTCCCGGCACCGGGATGCCGCCGGCTCTGGGAGCCGTCCACCACGGCGGCGGTCCCTTccacgccgccgccgcctcgccgctCCGGCCCACGCCCGTCGTGGCCCCCgacgcccccgccgccgccttcccgccGCGCCTCTCGCCGCTCTCCGCCGCCTAccactcccaccaccaccaccgccccCCGCAGCACCgctcccccgcggcggcggcggcggcagcggcggcggcggggggcggcgggggcgccccggcccccgcccggctgCCGGGCGGCCACACGCACGGCTCGGCGCCGGCGCCCGCCAGCAAGGACCTGAAATTCGGCATCGACCGCATTTTGTCGGCGGAGTTTGACCCCAAAGTCAAGGAAGGCAACACGCTGAGAG ATCTGACCTCCTTATTAACTACCAGCCGCCAAACTGGGGTTCATCTCCCCAACTTGCAGCCTTCCGCCGGCCAGTTCTTCGCGTCTCTAGACCCCATTAACGAGGCCTCTGCTATTCTGGGTCCCTTAAACACAAACCCAAGGAGCTCAGTTCAGCACCAGTTTCAAGACACTTTTCCAG gtccGTACGCAGTTTTAACCAAGGACACGCTGCCCCAGACGTACAAGAGGAAACGCTCCTGGTCCAGGGCTGTTTTTTCCAACCTGCAGAGGAAAGGTTTAGAAAAACGGTTCGAAATCCAGAAATATGTCACCAAACCGGACAGAAAGCAACTGGCGGCGATGCTGGGGCTGACAGATGCTCAA GTGAAGGTGTGGTTCCAGAACCGGCGGATGAAGTGGCGGCACTCCAAGGAGGCGCAGGCCCAGAAGGACAAGGAGCCGCCGCCGGAGCCCGAGCCGGAGCCGGCGGCCCAGCGCGCCGTcccaccccccgccgccgccgccgagcccgaGCGCAGCCCCAGCCGCTCCGAGGGCGACAGCGACAGCAGCGACGCCGACTCCCTCGACATGGCCCCCAGCGACACGGAACGGACTGAGGGCGCCGAGCGGagcctgcccgccgccgccgggatcGGCAAGTCCTCTGGCAGCACCggcctcccctccccgccggcctccgccgccgcagccgccgccgccagccccgagCCGCGGAGCGGCCTATAg